A single genomic interval of Nostoc commune NIES-4072 harbors:
- a CDS encoding glycosyltransferase family 2 protein, with protein MCVGETVFFSVVIPTYNRQPILEKCLRALEVQELSKSSSVTDYEIVLVDDGSTDGTLEWLAGHKEEFPHVRWFGQDHAGPAAARNLGVEQALGDTIIFIDSDLVVLKNFLKAHAKALVQGKEKLGSDRFFTYGAVINTCNFNNPTAEPYKVTDFSAAFFATGNVAIPKHWLEKAGLFDTSFQLYGWEDLELGVRLKKLGLTLIKCPEAVGYHWHPAFKLEQIPRLIDQEIQRGRMGVLFYQKHPTWEVRMMIQMTWLHRLLWGILSLNGTLNERTMAPLLQWLINLGKPQLALEIARIFLNWYNVKGVYEAYAQIQQAL; from the coding sequence AGGAGTTGAGTAAGTCAAGTTCGGTTACTGATTACGAAATTGTCTTAGTGGATGATGGTTCTACTGATGGCACATTGGAGTGGTTAGCAGGACACAAAGAAGAATTTCCCCATGTGCGCTGGTTTGGGCAAGATCATGCTGGTCCTGCTGCGGCTCGAAATTTAGGAGTAGAACAGGCGCTGGGAGATACAATTATCTTTATTGATAGCGATTTAGTAGTGCTGAAGAATTTCCTGAAAGCTCATGCAAAGGCGCTAGTGCAGGGAAAGGAGAAATTGGGGAGCGATCGCTTTTTCACTTACGGTGCAGTTATTAATACTTGTAATTTCAATAACCCAACTGCTGAACCCTACAAAGTCACAGATTTTTCAGCAGCTTTTTTTGCTACGGGAAATGTAGCAATCCCTAAACATTGGCTAGAGAAAGCTGGACTTTTTGACACCAGCTTCCAACTCTATGGCTGGGAAGATTTAGAATTAGGTGTGCGGCTGAAAAAACTAGGTCTGACACTAATTAAATGTCCCGAAGCTGTAGGATATCATTGGCATCCAGCATTTAAATTAGAGCAAATTCCCCGATTGATTGATCAAGAAATTCAACGCGGACGTATGGGAGTTTTATTTTATCAAAAGCATCCTACATGGGAAGTGCGAATGATGATTCAAATGACTTGGCTGCATCGCTTGCTTTGGGGAATTTTGTCACTCAACGGCACGCTGAATGAACGGACAATGGCTCCATTATTGCAATGGCTAATTAACTTAGGTAAACCTCAGTTGGCTTTAGAAATCGCCCGAATCTTTCTCAACTGGTACAACGTGAAGGGTGTCTATGAAGCTTATGCTCAAATACAACAAGCATTGTAA